A segment of the Nitrospiria bacterium genome:
GTCGAATGAAATAAACAGGGGCGGATCCCCATCGTGGGATCCGCCCCTGTATTTCGATCTCTATTTCTTCTCCGATTCCGCGTCAGATCGGTTGCTCAGATAGAGCGCCAGCGCCACCATGAGAATACCCCCTCCGAGAAAGAAGAAGCCCGTGGTGTCTTGGAGTGTCGCGTGCGTCGCGTGATCGAGGAATAGGACGACCAGGATCAGCATAACCACCTTGACCATGCGGTCTTTCAGATCGTCCAAGGTCCGGATCACCAGGATGTTTGAGCTGCGGGGGGTTAATGCGTCCGAAGGACCCAGCTTGCTGATGAACAGCTCGTACAAGCCCCACGCGAGGATGAAGAGGAGCATGGACAGCAGGAAATCGGTGACGCCGCCGATGGCTTGGGCCACCAGCGTGGCGTGGAAGTCGGTATCCGTCCCCAGAAAGGATCCTCCCGAAAACAACTGGTGCAGCCAGCCATAGGCCAGGTTGAAGACATTCCCCGCAGCCATGAACGACGTGAGCATGGCGGTGACAAGGCTGGCGACGACAGCCAAAACGATGATTAGGCGGCTCTGCCAGACCACGCCCTCGAAAACGTGCTTCAGTCCCAGTGTACTCGATTTTCCGTTAGCCATAACGACCTCCTTTCGCAGGTATTATCGCTTATTCCACCTCATAGTATACATCGGACGGGGGTCGTTTTTATTGGGTTAACATAATGAAAACCCAGCGGTTTTTTTGGCCATCTCCAGTGCGTCCTTTCGGCGATTGTAGCGTTCCTTTCATCACGCCGTCGATTACGACGGAAGACACATGCATCACACATTTTCGAACCTCGCTTGACGCACATTTTCAAACTCGTTATACTCGATCTCGGTTTCGTCGCCCGCGCCGGGGGCACAATGATTTTTGTGAACGAGGTCTACCGATTTTCCGTCGCACCGCTACCGGAGGGCCGCCCGCCGTGAAGTTGAGAACTCCATTTCAGAACCCGTCCCAGCCTTTATCCTGGAAGCCAAATTTTGGATTATATTCGATCTGTATCATTATATATAGATATATGGGTTTTAGGAGGAA
Coding sequences within it:
- a CDS encoding YqhA family protein; this encodes MANGKSSTLGLKHVFEGVVWQSRLIIVLAVVASLVTAMLTSFMAAGNVFNLAYGWLHQLFSGGSFLGTDTDFHATLVAQAIGGVTDFLLSMLLFILAWGLYELFISKLGPSDALTPRSSNILVIRTLDDLKDRMVKVVMLILVVLFLDHATHATLQDTTGFFFLGGGILMVALALYLSNRSDAESEKK